A DNA window from Setaria viridis chromosome 2, Setaria_viridis_v4.0, whole genome shotgun sequence contains the following coding sequences:
- the LOC117842782 gene encoding uncharacterized protein: MELQEYYAPRDKSLIDDYLRPKIAGKKRKADAAMSFSQILEDELLLQSYFESLFAGVEPAAPEYQDQPNNADDDRLQTGLREGKHRDGRRRSSAAIHFTHWKIDVHHQYSCLGIPKLNKCLLITKRDVVNDMEKGKKSGSGRGYISWNDDMDKALLDTFVEYYNKGDRCQNGWKSHVYTAAIKNVREKYNMDITKDNIMSRNKTFDKHYTIINGMLESSGFGWDWNKNKISVDSDSVWEAYVTKNKEATGYRHKTVLYWDSISLVFGKDHATGEAAAAKTAAKSLKDMSKEYLSNKEPTSSATSGSLKRQQSGDSCTSMMAEKMDKFAEALKEEAPKGPTSKVILNTLNEVEGLDEDTLLDLFDILTGDACKYESLLALPVGMRKRWLLKQLKK; the protein is encoded by the exons ATGGAGCTGCAAGAGTACTACGCCCCCCGTGACAAAAGCCTCATCGACGACTACCTCCGCCCCAAGATCGCcggcaagaagaggaaggcggaCGCCGCCATGTCGTTCTCGCAGATCCTGGAGGACGAGCTGCTATTGCAAAGCTACTTCGAGAGCTTGTTTGCAGGCGTCGAGCCCGCAGCGCCGGAGTACCAAGACCAGCCGAACAACGCTGACGACGAC AGGCTGCAGACAGGTCTGAGGGAAGGGAAGCACAgggatgggaggaggaggagctcggccGCCATCCATTTTACTCACTGGAAGATCGACGTGCACCACCAATACTCCTGCCTTG GGATACCAAAGCTAAACAAATGTTTGCTGATTACCAAGCGAGATGTGGTCAAT GATATGGAGAAGGGCAAGAAGTCAGGCTCGGGCAGGGGTTACATTTCTTGGAATGATGACATGGACAAGGCTCTTCTTGACACATTTGTGGAGTACTATAACAAAGGTGATAGGTGCCAAAATGGGTGGAAGTCTCATGTCTATACAGCTGCTATCAAGAATGTTCGAGAAAAGTATAATATGGATATCACAAAAGACAACATCATGTCGAGGAACAAGACCTTTGACAAGCACTACActatcatcaatggtatgtTGGAATCAAGTGGATTTGGTTGGGATTGGAACAAGAACAAAATATCTGTTGATAGTGATTCTGTATGGGAAGCATATGTGACG aaaaacaaagaagctACTGGGTACAGGCACAAGACTGTCTTGTATTGGGACTCAATTAGCTTGGTGTTTGGTAAAGACCATGCTACAGGTGAAGCAGCAGCGGCAAAGACTGCAGCTAAGAGCTTAAAAGACATGAGTAAGGAATATCTTAGTAACAAAGAGCCCACATCATCGGCAACTTCGGGAAGTTTAAAGAGGCAACAATCAGGTGACTCTTGTACCTCTATGATGGCTGAAAAAATGGACAAGTTTGCTGAAGCACTCAAGGAGGAAGCACCTAAAGGCCCAACATCAAAAGTAATTCTCAACACACTGAATGAGGTAGAAGGATTGGATGAAGACACTTTGTTGGACTTATTTGATATCCTGACTGGTGATGCATGCAAGTATGAGTCTTTGTTGGCGCTTCCAGTGGGGATGAGGAAAAGGTGGCTCTTAAAGCAACTCAAAAAGTGA
- the LOC117844425 gene encoding uncharacterized protein: protein MEKKYAEEPVRTVRGPGVPEAAGCPRRRPPGGDPPPCLLPRRPRPRLRRIVTDAAFLRRYRSLHPPLLLGFIEKVSSGFHPAEAPHPNATAARSIAHPAAGFSFDYLPPTRCNRKPWDACDVRDGRVLLKSGPVGYTGFNFPDLAVCDPFFRRYRLLPPIPDDLLASVHIKQQNFPSFEAFLVPSGEEEDGTSFRVIGRAYCGIKSAVFVFSSGSGLWSVGTTWDDLNLGGSVLLCRSYAYGYIYWKVMQANKLFKLDINRMDFSTIDLPSHYDERDVIIVEAGNGRLGVFSHIKFRTAVVYHAIQQKEGETADGCMSEIITHLPVHYDFGLVGAAEGYLFFVGFPKDRMANAASFSLQVKTLKIEMVCAMKFHSCNIHPYFGYPPSMSLRRI from the exons atggagaagaag TATGCGGAAGAGCCCGTGAGAACGGTGCGCG GCCCCGGCGTCCCCGAGGCAGCTGGCTGCCCTCGCCGACGACCTCCTGGAGGAGATCCTCCTCCGTGTCTCCTGCCCCGCCGACCtcgcccgcgcctccgccgcatCGTCACCGacgccgccttcctccgccggtACCGCTccctccacccgccgctcctcctcggctTCATCGAGAAAGTGTCGTCTGGCTTCCACCCCGCCGAGGCGCCCCACCCcaacgccaccgccgcgcgctccatcgcccaccccgccgccggcttctcCTTCGACTACCTCCCTCCCACCAGATGCAATAGGAAACCGTGGGACGCCTGCGACGTGCGCGATGGCCGCGTCCTTCTCAAGAGCGGCCCCGTTGGGTATACGGGCTTCAACTTCCCCGACCTCGCGGTGTGCGACCCCTTTTTCCGGCGGTACCGGCTGCTGCCTCCCATACCCGACGACCTACTCGCCTCCGTCCACATCAAGCAGCAAAATTTTCCATCGTTCGAGGCCTTCCTTGTTCCTTctggagaagaggaggatgggACATCATTTAGAGTGATCGGCAGGGCATATTGCGGGATCAAGTCTGCAGTATTCGTCTTCTCTTCAGGCTCTGGCCTATGGAGTGTCGGTACCACGTGGGACGATCTTAACTTAGGAGGCTCGGTACTTCTTTGTCGCTCTTATGCGTATGGCTACATCTACTGGAAAGTGATGCAGGCCAACAAGTTGTTCAAGCTTGACATCAACAGGATGGATTTCTCCACCATCGACCTCCCGTCTCACTATGATGAGCGTGATGTTATCATTGTGGAGGCAGGAAATGGCAGGCTTGGGGTGTTTAGCCATATTAAGTTTCGCACGGCTGTTGTGTATCATGCCATTCAGCAAAAGGAGGGAGAGACTGCTGATGGATGCATGTCGGAGATTATAACCCACTTACCTGTCCATTATGATTTTGGCTTGGTTGGTGCAGCCGAAGGGTACTTATTCTTTGTAGGCTTTCCAAAAGATCGCATGGCAAATGCAGCAAGCTTCTCACTTCAGGTTAAGACATTGAAGATTGAGATGGTCTGTGCGATGAAGTTCCATTCATGTAATATTCATCCGTATTTTGGGTACCCACCATCCATGTCACTGAGAAGGATATGA